Proteins encoded by one window of Hippoglossus hippoglossus isolate fHipHip1 chromosome 15, fHipHip1.pri, whole genome shotgun sequence:
- the nolc1 gene encoding nucleolar and coiled-body phosphoprotein 1 isoform X10, whose translation MAEKSSVPSDLYKCVYSFLQENKFTRAAQQFLKQTQVTPQDENEENLLNIYNFWVKSPESKKRKAPPTKAEAGNGPSAKKAKPSTETSSSEESSSEDEEAAAKPAKAVAAKPAAAAAKVIPAKAAAATKAASSSSEDSSDSEEEKAPVKAPVKKVVAAAPVKKVAAATAAGSTRKKDSSSSSEESDSEEEQPAKAPAPKPKPGAATTSKPAAPAKGAGQKKPESSSEESSSDSEDEKPAKAPVKPTPVKAVAAAAKSSSEDSSSEDEAPPSKKPKAGAYSAVPPPASVQKAPATPAASKAKESDSSDSSDDSSDEEEEKKVAAKPAPVKSPAAAKPAAAKPAAKKQESSSESSDSSSDEEAKKTPAKVTPAKAAPAKAAPAKKQDSDSDSSSSEDEEEAKKPAAKVTPAKAAAAKATPAKATPAKATPAKATPAKDSSSEESSSEEEETAAKKPAATPAKATPAKATPAKATPAKKDESSSSDSSSEDEAPSKPAAKTAAPPKPAAASKPPAKKAESSSDSDDSSEDEEEAVKAKPTTTKAATSASKPATPAAKTAAAKTAAAKTAAAAESSSDSSSEDEEETVKSKPAAAKPATPAAKPATPAAKPVAAESSSDSDSSEEEEEPAKAKPAAKPATPTAKPATPAAKPAAAESSSDSSEEEEEPAKTKPVAATKPATPAAKPATPAAKPAAAESSSDSDSSDSENEASKPAVKKPAPAKTVAKKPAAAAKATADSSDDSSSDEEEPKKAAPLTPKPAATKAAAAPPKKTEESSSDSSDSEAETKSTPAKPVVTNGKVATPKTPAKTPTKTPAKPEESSSSDSSSEEEEEASKSTKVKKTATPAATAKTTPAAKPKESSSSDSSSDEEEAPQKAATAPTTPTTNGTNGKRNREESESEDEETAVTTPKNKKKSTTPQTFPKANKKSSNIPFRRIMEEQVDVDPRLADNSFGAKSGSRGDWGEKANDVLRFTKGKSFRHEKTKKKRGSYRGGAISTTINSIKFDSD comes from the exons ATGGCGGAGAAGAGTTCTGTGCCGAGTGATCTCTACAAGTGCGTTTATTCctttctgcaggaaaacaagtTCACCAGGGCGGCGCAGCAGTTCCTGAAGCAGACTCAAGTG ACTCCACAAGACGAAAATGAAGAAAACCTCCTCAACATCTACAACTTCTGGGTGAA GTCTCCTGAATCCAAGAAACGAAAAGCGCCTCCTACCAAGGCTGAAGCTGGCAACGGTCCATCGGCCAAGAAAGCAAAGCCGAGTACAGAGACCTCCAGCAGTGAAGAGTCGAGCAGTGAGGATGAAGAAGCTGCTGCAAAACCAGCTAAGGCAGTTGCTGCAAAACCAGCCGCTGCAG ctGCTAAGGTGATCCCTgctaaagcagcagcagctactaAAGCTGCATCCAGCAGCAGTGAAGACTCCAGtgactctgaggaggagaaggctcCTGTAAAG GCTCCTGTAAAGAaggttgttgctgctgctcctgtaaAGAAggttgctgctgccactgctgcaggTAGCACAAGGAAGAAAGACAGCAGCTCAAGCAGCGAAGAGTCCGACTCTGAGGAAGAGCAGCCGGCTAAAGCCCCTGCACCAA AACCCAAGCCGGGTGCAGCCACAACATCCaaacctgctgctcctgctaAAGGTGCAGGTCAGAAAAAACCggagagcagcagtgaagaaAGTTCCTCAGATTCTGAAGATGAGAAACCAGCTAAG GCTCCAGTCAAACCCACCCCAGTAaaagctgttgctgctgcagcgaAATCAAGCAGTGAAGACTCTTCATCTGAAGACGAGGCTCCTCCCAGTAAAAAACCCAAAgcag GAGCGTACAGTGCCGTACCACCTCCTGCATCAGTCCAGAAAGCACCAGCCACACCAGCAGCCAGCAAGGCCAAGGAGAGCGACTCCTCAGACAGCAGTGATGACAGCAGtgacgaagaagaagagaagaaagtggCTG CGAAACCTGCCCCTGTAAAGAGCCCTGCTGCAGCCAAACCTGCTGCAGCCAAACCTGCTGCAAAGAAGCAGGAATCCAGCTCTGAGAGCTCAG ATTCTAGCTCAGATGAAGAGGCAAAGAAGACCCCCGCCAAAGTCACCCCAGCTAAAGCGGCCCCAGCCAAGGCTGCACCTGCTAAGAAGCAAGATTCAGACTCTGACTCATCAAGttcagaggatgaagaggaggcgaAGAAACCTGCAGCAAAAGTGACCCCCGCTAAGGCGGCCGCAGCTAAAGCTACACCGGCTAAGGCTACACCTGCTAAGGCTACACCTGCTAAAGCTACACCTGCTAAAGACTCCTCCTCAGAAGAGTCCagttcagaggaggaggagacggcagcgAAGAAACCTGCA GCTACACCGGCTAAAGCTACACCAGCTAAGGCTACACCGGCTAAGGCTACACCG GCTAAAAAAGATGAGTCCTCAAGCTCAG ATAGCAGCTCTGAAGATGAGGCTCCTTCAAAACCTGCTGCGAAAACTGCAGCCCCACcgaaacctgctgctgcttccaaaCCCCCAGCCAAGAAAGCTGAGAGCAGCTCTGATTCAGACGACTCCTCcgaggatgaggaagaagcAGTTAAAGCCAAGCCTACAACAACTAAAGCAGCGACTTCAGCCTCAAAGCCTGCCACCCCTGCAGCTAAGACTGCTGCAGCTAAGACTGCTGCAGCTAagactgctgcagcagcagagagtagCTCTGACTCAtcctcagaggatgaagaagaaacgGTCAAGTCTAAACCTGCAGCAGCTAAACCAGCTACCCCAGCAGCAAAGCCTGCCACTCCTGCTGCAAAGCCTGTTGCTGCAGAGAGCAGTTCTGACTCTGACTcctctgaggaagaggaggaaccagcTAAAGCTAAGCCTGCTGCAAAGCCTGCCACTCCTACTGCAAAACCTGCCACTCCTGCTGCAAagcctgctgctgcagagagcagtTCTGACTCctctgag GAGGAGGAAGAACCAGCAAAAACCAAGCCAGTAGCAGCAACTAAACCTGCTACTCCAGCAGCAAAGCCTGCCACTCCTGCAGCAaagcctgcagcagcagagagcagctcagACTCTGACAGCTCAGACTCGGAGAATGAGGCCTCAAAACCTGCAGTCAAGAAGCCAGCTCCAGCTAAAACAGTGGCTAAGAAACCTGCCGCTGCTGCAAAGGCCACCGCAGACTCCAGTGATGACAGCTCCAGTGATGAGGAGGAACCCAAGAAGGCGGCACCACTGACACCCAAACCTGCAGCCACAAaggcagcagctgctccaccaAAGAAGACTGAGGAGAGCAGCTCAGACAGCTCTGACTCTGAGGCAGAGACCAAGTCCACCCCTGCAAAACCTGTGGTCACAAACGGCAAGGTGGCAACACCCAAGACCCCAGCCAAGACCCCAACAAAGACCCCAGCAAAGCCAGAAGAGTCTTCATCCAGTGACAGCAGctccgaggaggaggaagaggccagtaaaagtactaaagtaaaaaaaactgcgaCGCCCGCTGCAACAGCAAAGACGACTCCAGCAGCTAAACCTAAAGAGAGCAGCTCCTCAGACAGTTCATCAGATGAGGAGGAAGCACCACAGAAAGCTGCCACAGCACCCACCACCCCCACAACAAATG GTACCAATGGAAAGAGAAATAGAGAAGAATCAGAAAGTGAAGACGAAGAGACGGCGGTCACAACaccaaaaaacaagaagaaatcaACCACACCTCAGACTTTCCCTAAAGCCAATAAGAAG TCTTCCAACATACCTTTCCGTAGAATAATGGAGGAACAAGTTGATGTGGATCCCCGTCTTGCAGATAACTCCTTTGGTGCAAAG TCTGGATCCAGAGGTGACTGGGGCGAGAAAGCGAACGATGTGCTCAGGTTCACTAAAGGCAAGTCATTCCGCCAcgaaaagacaaagaagaagcgGGGAAGCTACCGCGGCGGAGCCATCTCCACCACTATCAACTCCATTAAGTTCGACAGTGATTGA
- the nolc1 gene encoding nucleolar and coiled-body phosphoprotein 1 isoform X11, whose protein sequence is MAEKSSVPSDLYKCVYSFLQENKFTRAAQQFLKQTQVTPQDENEENLLNIYNFWVKSPESKKRKAPPTKAEAGNGPSAKKAKPSTETSSSEESSSEDEEAAAKPAKAVAAKPAAAAAKVIPAKAAAATKAASSSSEDSSDSEEEKAPVKAPVKKVVAAAPVKKVAAATAAGSTRKKDSSSSSEESDSEEEQPAKAPAPKPKPGAATTSKPAAPAKGAGQKKPESSSEESSSDSEDEKPAKAPVKPTPVKAVAAAAKSSSEDSSSEDEAPPSKKPKAGAYSAVPPPASVQKAPATPAASKAKESDSSDSSDDSSDEEEEKKVAAKPAPVKSPAAAKPAAAKPAAKKQESSSESSDSSSDEEAKKTPAKVTPAKAAPAKAAPAKKQDSDSDSSSSEDEEEAKKPAAKVTPAKAAAAKATPAKATPAKATPAKATPAKDSSSEESSSEEEETAAKKPAATPAKATPAKKDESSSSDSSSEDEAPSKPAAKTAAPPKPAAASKPPAKKAESSSDSDDSSEDEEEAVKAKPTTTKAATSASKPATPAAKTAAAKTAAAKTAAAAESSSDSSSEDEEETVKSKPAAAKPATPAAKPATPAAKPVAAESSSDSDSSEEEEEPAKAKPAAKPATPTAKPATPAAKPAAAESSSDSSEEEEEPAKTKPVAATKPATPAAKPATPAAKPAAAESSSDSDSSDSENEASKPAVKKPAPAKTVAKKPAAAAKATADSSDDSSSDEEEPKKAAPLTPKPAATKAAAAPPKKTEESSSDSSDSEAETKSTPAKPVVTNGKVATPKTPAKTPTKTPAKPEESSSSDSSSEEEEEASKSTKVKKTATPAATAKTTPAAKPKESSSSDSSSDEEEAPQKAATAPTTPTTNGTNGKRNREESESEDEETAVTTPKNKKKSTTPQTFPKANKKSSNIPFRRIMEEQVDVDPRLADNSFGAKSGSRGDWGEKANDVLRFTKGKSFRHEKTKKKRGSYRGGAISTTINSIKFDSD, encoded by the exons ATGGCGGAGAAGAGTTCTGTGCCGAGTGATCTCTACAAGTGCGTTTATTCctttctgcaggaaaacaagtTCACCAGGGCGGCGCAGCAGTTCCTGAAGCAGACTCAAGTG ACTCCACAAGACGAAAATGAAGAAAACCTCCTCAACATCTACAACTTCTGGGTGAA GTCTCCTGAATCCAAGAAACGAAAAGCGCCTCCTACCAAGGCTGAAGCTGGCAACGGTCCATCGGCCAAGAAAGCAAAGCCGAGTACAGAGACCTCCAGCAGTGAAGAGTCGAGCAGTGAGGATGAAGAAGCTGCTGCAAAACCAGCTAAGGCAGTTGCTGCAAAACCAGCCGCTGCAG ctGCTAAGGTGATCCCTgctaaagcagcagcagctactaAAGCTGCATCCAGCAGCAGTGAAGACTCCAGtgactctgaggaggagaaggctcCTGTAAAG GCTCCTGTAAAGAaggttgttgctgctgctcctgtaaAGAAggttgctgctgccactgctgcaggTAGCACAAGGAAGAAAGACAGCAGCTCAAGCAGCGAAGAGTCCGACTCTGAGGAAGAGCAGCCGGCTAAAGCCCCTGCACCAA AACCCAAGCCGGGTGCAGCCACAACATCCaaacctgctgctcctgctaAAGGTGCAGGTCAGAAAAAACCggagagcagcagtgaagaaAGTTCCTCAGATTCTGAAGATGAGAAACCAGCTAAG GCTCCAGTCAAACCCACCCCAGTAaaagctgttgctgctgcagcgaAATCAAGCAGTGAAGACTCTTCATCTGAAGACGAGGCTCCTCCCAGTAAAAAACCCAAAgcag GAGCGTACAGTGCCGTACCACCTCCTGCATCAGTCCAGAAAGCACCAGCCACACCAGCAGCCAGCAAGGCCAAGGAGAGCGACTCCTCAGACAGCAGTGATGACAGCAGtgacgaagaagaagagaagaaagtggCTG CGAAACCTGCCCCTGTAAAGAGCCCTGCTGCAGCCAAACCTGCTGCAGCCAAACCTGCTGCAAAGAAGCAGGAATCCAGCTCTGAGAGCTCAG ATTCTAGCTCAGATGAAGAGGCAAAGAAGACCCCCGCCAAAGTCACCCCAGCTAAAGCGGCCCCAGCCAAGGCTGCACCTGCTAAGAAGCAAGATTCAGACTCTGACTCATCAAGttcagaggatgaagaggaggcgaAGAAACCTGCAGCAAAAGTGACCCCCGCTAAGGCGGCCGCAGCTAAAGCTACACCGGCTAAGGCTACACCTGCTAAGGCTACACCTGCTAAAGCTACACCTGCTAAAGACTCCTCCTCAGAAGAGTCCagttcagaggaggaggagacggcagcgAAGAAACCTGCA GCTACACCGGCTAAGGCTACACCG GCTAAAAAAGATGAGTCCTCAAGCTCAG ATAGCAGCTCTGAAGATGAGGCTCCTTCAAAACCTGCTGCGAAAACTGCAGCCCCACcgaaacctgctgctgcttccaaaCCCCCAGCCAAGAAAGCTGAGAGCAGCTCTGATTCAGACGACTCCTCcgaggatgaggaagaagcAGTTAAAGCCAAGCCTACAACAACTAAAGCAGCGACTTCAGCCTCAAAGCCTGCCACCCCTGCAGCTAAGACTGCTGCAGCTAAGACTGCTGCAGCTAagactgctgcagcagcagagagtagCTCTGACTCAtcctcagaggatgaagaagaaacgGTCAAGTCTAAACCTGCAGCAGCTAAACCAGCTACCCCAGCAGCAAAGCCTGCCACTCCTGCTGCAAAGCCTGTTGCTGCAGAGAGCAGTTCTGACTCTGACTcctctgaggaagaggaggaaccagcTAAAGCTAAGCCTGCTGCAAAGCCTGCCACTCCTACTGCAAAACCTGCCACTCCTGCTGCAAagcctgctgctgcagagagcagtTCTGACTCctctgag GAGGAGGAAGAACCAGCAAAAACCAAGCCAGTAGCAGCAACTAAACCTGCTACTCCAGCAGCAAAGCCTGCCACTCCTGCAGCAaagcctgcagcagcagagagcagctcagACTCTGACAGCTCAGACTCGGAGAATGAGGCCTCAAAACCTGCAGTCAAGAAGCCAGCTCCAGCTAAAACAGTGGCTAAGAAACCTGCCGCTGCTGCAAAGGCCACCGCAGACTCCAGTGATGACAGCTCCAGTGATGAGGAGGAACCCAAGAAGGCGGCACCACTGACACCCAAACCTGCAGCCACAAaggcagcagctgctccaccaAAGAAGACTGAGGAGAGCAGCTCAGACAGCTCTGACTCTGAGGCAGAGACCAAGTCCACCCCTGCAAAACCTGTGGTCACAAACGGCAAGGTGGCAACACCCAAGACCCCAGCCAAGACCCCAACAAAGACCCCAGCAAAGCCAGAAGAGTCTTCATCCAGTGACAGCAGctccgaggaggaggaagaggccagtaaaagtactaaagtaaaaaaaactgcgaCGCCCGCTGCAACAGCAAAGACGACTCCAGCAGCTAAACCTAAAGAGAGCAGCTCCTCAGACAGTTCATCAGATGAGGAGGAAGCACCACAGAAAGCTGCCACAGCACCCACCACCCCCACAACAAATG GTACCAATGGAAAGAGAAATAGAGAAGAATCAGAAAGTGAAGACGAAGAGACGGCGGTCACAACaccaaaaaacaagaagaaatcaACCACACCTCAGACTTTCCCTAAAGCCAATAAGAAG TCTTCCAACATACCTTTCCGTAGAATAATGGAGGAACAAGTTGATGTGGATCCCCGTCTTGCAGATAACTCCTTTGGTGCAAAG TCTGGATCCAGAGGTGACTGGGGCGAGAAAGCGAACGATGTGCTCAGGTTCACTAAAGGCAAGTCATTCCGCCAcgaaaagacaaagaagaagcgGGGAAGCTACCGCGGCGGAGCCATCTCCACCACTATCAACTCCATTAAGTTCGACAGTGATTGA
- the nolc1 gene encoding nucleolar and coiled-body phosphoprotein 1 isoform X9 → MAEKSSVPSDLYKCVYSFLQENKFTRAAQQFLKQTQVTPQDENEENLLNIYNFWVKSPESKKRKAPPTKAEAGNGPSAKKAKPSTETSSSEESSSEDEEAAAKPAKAVAAKPAAAAAKVIPAKAAAATKAASSSSEDSSDSEEEKAPVKAPVKKVVAAAPVKKVAAATAAGSTRKKDSSSSSEESDSEEEQPAKAPAPKPKPGAATTSKPAAPAKGAGQKKPESSSEESSSDSEDEKPAKAPVKPTPVKAVAAAAKSSSEDSSSEDEAPPSKKPKAGAYSAVPPPASVQKAPATPAASKAKESDSSDSSDDSSDEEEEKKVAAKPAPVKSPAAAKPAAAKPAAKKQESSSESSDSSSDEEAKKTPAKVTPAKAAPAKAAPAKKQDSDSDSSSSEDEEEAKKPAAKVTPAKAAAAKATPAKATPAKATPAKATPAKDSSSEESSSEEEETAAKKPAATPAKATPAKATPAKTPPAKKDESSSSDSSSEDEAPSKPAAKTAAPPKPAAASKPPAKKAESSSDSDDSSEDEEEAVKAKPTTTKAATSASKPATPAAKTAAAKTAAAKTAAAAESSSDSSSEDEEETVKSKPAAAKPATPAAKPATPAAKPVAAESSSDSDSSEEEEEPAKAKPAAKPATPTAKPATPAAKPAAAESSSDSSEEEEEPAKTKPVAATKPATPAAKPATPAAKPAAAESSSDSDSSDSENEASKPAVKKPAPAKTVAKKPAAAAKATADSSDDSSSDEEEPKKAAPLTPKPAATKAAAAPPKKTEESSSDSSDSEAETKSTPAKPVVTNGKVATPKTPAKTPTKTPAKPEESSSSDSSSEEEEEASKSTKVKKTATPAATAKTTPAAKPKESSSSDSSSDEEEAPQKAATAPTTPTTNGTNGKRNREESESEDEETAVTTPKNKKKSTTPQTFPKANKKSSNIPFRRIMEEQVDVDPRLADNSFGAKSGSRGDWGEKANDVLRFTKGKSFRHEKTKKKRGSYRGGAISTTINSIKFDSD, encoded by the exons ATGGCGGAGAAGAGTTCTGTGCCGAGTGATCTCTACAAGTGCGTTTATTCctttctgcaggaaaacaagtTCACCAGGGCGGCGCAGCAGTTCCTGAAGCAGACTCAAGTG ACTCCACAAGACGAAAATGAAGAAAACCTCCTCAACATCTACAACTTCTGGGTGAA GTCTCCTGAATCCAAGAAACGAAAAGCGCCTCCTACCAAGGCTGAAGCTGGCAACGGTCCATCGGCCAAGAAAGCAAAGCCGAGTACAGAGACCTCCAGCAGTGAAGAGTCGAGCAGTGAGGATGAAGAAGCTGCTGCAAAACCAGCTAAGGCAGTTGCTGCAAAACCAGCCGCTGCAG ctGCTAAGGTGATCCCTgctaaagcagcagcagctactaAAGCTGCATCCAGCAGCAGTGAAGACTCCAGtgactctgaggaggagaaggctcCTGTAAAG GCTCCTGTAAAGAaggttgttgctgctgctcctgtaaAGAAggttgctgctgccactgctgcaggTAGCACAAGGAAGAAAGACAGCAGCTCAAGCAGCGAAGAGTCCGACTCTGAGGAAGAGCAGCCGGCTAAAGCCCCTGCACCAA AACCCAAGCCGGGTGCAGCCACAACATCCaaacctgctgctcctgctaAAGGTGCAGGTCAGAAAAAACCggagagcagcagtgaagaaAGTTCCTCAGATTCTGAAGATGAGAAACCAGCTAAG GCTCCAGTCAAACCCACCCCAGTAaaagctgttgctgctgcagcgaAATCAAGCAGTGAAGACTCTTCATCTGAAGACGAGGCTCCTCCCAGTAAAAAACCCAAAgcag GAGCGTACAGTGCCGTACCACCTCCTGCATCAGTCCAGAAAGCACCAGCCACACCAGCAGCCAGCAAGGCCAAGGAGAGCGACTCCTCAGACAGCAGTGATGACAGCAGtgacgaagaagaagagaagaaagtggCTG CGAAACCTGCCCCTGTAAAGAGCCCTGCTGCAGCCAAACCTGCTGCAGCCAAACCTGCTGCAAAGAAGCAGGAATCCAGCTCTGAGAGCTCAG ATTCTAGCTCAGATGAAGAGGCAAAGAAGACCCCCGCCAAAGTCACCCCAGCTAAAGCGGCCCCAGCCAAGGCTGCACCTGCTAAGAAGCAAGATTCAGACTCTGACTCATCAAGttcagaggatgaagaggaggcgaAGAAACCTGCAGCAAAAGTGACCCCCGCTAAGGCGGCCGCAGCTAAAGCTACACCGGCTAAGGCTACACCTGCTAAGGCTACACCTGCTAAAGCTACACCTGCTAAAGACTCCTCCTCAGAAGAGTCCagttcagaggaggaggagacggcagcgAAGAAACCTGCA GCTACACCGGCTAAAGCTACACCAGCTAAGGCTACACCGGCTAAG ACTCCCCCAGCTAAAAAAGATGAGTCCTCAAGCTCAG ATAGCAGCTCTGAAGATGAGGCTCCTTCAAAACCTGCTGCGAAAACTGCAGCCCCACcgaaacctgctgctgcttccaaaCCCCCAGCCAAGAAAGCTGAGAGCAGCTCTGATTCAGACGACTCCTCcgaggatgaggaagaagcAGTTAAAGCCAAGCCTACAACAACTAAAGCAGCGACTTCAGCCTCAAAGCCTGCCACCCCTGCAGCTAAGACTGCTGCAGCTAAGACTGCTGCAGCTAagactgctgcagcagcagagagtagCTCTGACTCAtcctcagaggatgaagaagaaacgGTCAAGTCTAAACCTGCAGCAGCTAAACCAGCTACCCCAGCAGCAAAGCCTGCCACTCCTGCTGCAAAGCCTGTTGCTGCAGAGAGCAGTTCTGACTCTGACTcctctgaggaagaggaggaaccagcTAAAGCTAAGCCTGCTGCAAAGCCTGCCACTCCTACTGCAAAACCTGCCACTCCTGCTGCAAagcctgctgctgcagagagcagtTCTGACTCctctgag GAGGAGGAAGAACCAGCAAAAACCAAGCCAGTAGCAGCAACTAAACCTGCTACTCCAGCAGCAAAGCCTGCCACTCCTGCAGCAaagcctgcagcagcagagagcagctcagACTCTGACAGCTCAGACTCGGAGAATGAGGCCTCAAAACCTGCAGTCAAGAAGCCAGCTCCAGCTAAAACAGTGGCTAAGAAACCTGCCGCTGCTGCAAAGGCCACCGCAGACTCCAGTGATGACAGCTCCAGTGATGAGGAGGAACCCAAGAAGGCGGCACCACTGACACCCAAACCTGCAGCCACAAaggcagcagctgctccaccaAAGAAGACTGAGGAGAGCAGCTCAGACAGCTCTGACTCTGAGGCAGAGACCAAGTCCACCCCTGCAAAACCTGTGGTCACAAACGGCAAGGTGGCAACACCCAAGACCCCAGCCAAGACCCCAACAAAGACCCCAGCAAAGCCAGAAGAGTCTTCATCCAGTGACAGCAGctccgaggaggaggaagaggccagtaaaagtactaaagtaaaaaaaactgcgaCGCCCGCTGCAACAGCAAAGACGACTCCAGCAGCTAAACCTAAAGAGAGCAGCTCCTCAGACAGTTCATCAGATGAGGAGGAAGCACCACAGAAAGCTGCCACAGCACCCACCACCCCCACAACAAATG GTACCAATGGAAAGAGAAATAGAGAAGAATCAGAAAGTGAAGACGAAGAGACGGCGGTCACAACaccaaaaaacaagaagaaatcaACCACACCTCAGACTTTCCCTAAAGCCAATAAGAAG TCTTCCAACATACCTTTCCGTAGAATAATGGAGGAACAAGTTGATGTGGATCCCCGTCTTGCAGATAACTCCTTTGGTGCAAAG TCTGGATCCAGAGGTGACTGGGGCGAGAAAGCGAACGATGTGCTCAGGTTCACTAAAGGCAAGTCATTCCGCCAcgaaaagacaaagaagaagcgGGGAAGCTACCGCGGCGGAGCCATCTCCACCACTATCAACTCCATTAAGTTCGACAGTGATTGA